The segment AGTGTAGAGTATTTTCCCCTAAACTTGAAGACAATGTCCCACCTGCCTTGATTTTCTTAAAGGCAGAGTAACATTAAATAGGAGAAATTATGATaatcattcaaagaaaaaaataaagtgttgtTTTCAGCCCTGATTCAAATCAACCTACCTCAGAGAATTATATCAACGTGCATTAAGATTTGCTGTTTCAGATCTAGCTGAACTAAACTTGGAACTACTTCTGTTCGGTTGTTGCCTTTTTATCTATTAAATAGATAATTCATGTATCGTAGTTCCTGATAGAAAGCCATATCTGCCTGATGTGTAGCATCTGAATTACTGTTCATCTGTTCTCTTCAGATAAATACAGGGCACCGGTCGGAGTTGACTCTATCGAGAGCAGAGGTGGGAAATGAAAGGAGCCCAAATTTGGAAAGCAGCCCTTTCATGTCAGATCTTCTAAGCGACGTACCCTTTGCCCTGGCACCACACGTGTTAGCAGTACAGGGCACCCATAATGATGTTCCTGACCGACTGCTCACCTACAACATCAATGACAATTTATCAAGATTTTGGTACGACTTTACGCTTGAAAATTCTGTCCTTTGTGAGCCGTAATGTTTTCTTGATCTTTCATGTGTGTCAAGGAAAAAGTCTGAATGTGAagataaagatttattttgaacAGCTTAATATTTTGGGGGCCTACCACTGATACCGGATCCATTGGATCAAAAGGATTGTTATTCAGTGCTGTGTTATATTCCTTAGATTTAAGTGGGCTGTAACTTACTACGTTAAGTGTTCTGTTTATCTGCAAAGAAATCAAGCAAAACTGTTTCAGCCAATGCTGGCTGTTGGTATCTGCTTCCCATAGGTAGGCTGCAGGCACAAACATTTCATAAAGATGAAGTCTGAGCATAACTgctctgttttggttttcattctgGTAATAAACACGCAGATCCTGTTATACGTGTTTCTTTAGATCACCTTTGATTTTCTGCAGATAGAAGCCAGTGTTAATAGCAAAGCAGTGCTTCTCTGTACTACTGGACAGAGAGTTTTCCAGGCGGTAAGTTTTAAAACTCAGACTTAATTCTGAGTATTGGAATAATTTGGAGTACTTAATACTATCGATTACCACTTTGAAGGTGACCGTGGTATTTCTATGCTCTCATTTTATGCCACTTGTGTTGCCCGGAGAAGTCCTATAAGGCTGCCTGTTGGCTGCTGTTTGTTCTCACTACCACATGTGTTCCTGATTTATATACGGatcagcttttccattttaacCTCTTTGCCCCCTAAAGAAGGAAATCTCAGGACACGTACTTTTAATGGTCACACcctcctttttttaatttgtgtgcCAGAGATACAGATGGCAATGTTtaacaacaggaaaacattACATTGTTTCTTATCCAGCTAAATTAGATGTCTAAGTACCTAAACATGCTTTCTCACAGACCACTGTGTCCCTTGCTCACAAGCTTCCAGCGTGTTTTTTCCAACTGAAACCAGAGTTGCTGTTGTatgagcagcagctctctgatGGAATACCACGATTTGTGTGAATAACGCTCTGTGTTGCACAAAAGATTAcacttgttttctctcttggGGTATTTATACTGTGCCAAATGTTAGTAGGTAATTCCATATATTTTTATGCCCTGTGGTTGCTcgaaatatatattttttcagacttGCATCCTGTAGGTATTTGAGATAAATACCATAAATGGTGGAGAAATTGCATTGTGAATATGTCTTGGGTTGTTACATATTCATGTGTaagatttattctttttaaatgtttgtataTA is part of the Gallus gallus isolate bGalGal1 chromosome 2, bGalGal1.mat.broiler.GRCg7b, whole genome shotgun sequence genome and harbors:
- the UMAD1 gene encoding UBAP1-MVB12-associated (UMA)-domain containing protein 1 isoform X1, translated to MFSFFRKGQDSKKITVQEREADGFVIVGDTADDQNRETKDKTSFPETRPIYNQPPQINTGHRSELTLSRAEVGNERSPNLESSPFMSDLLSDVPFALAPHVLAVQGTHNDVPDRLLTYNINDNLSRFWYDFTLENSVLCEP